A segment of the Serratia fonticola genome:
GATACAGGCGAACCAGCTGATTCGCTGACAGTGAACTGTTATCGATTTGATTCAGTGCATCGCGTGCTGCGCCATAATTTTTGTTGGCGACCTGCAGTTCCGCACTCAGCAACTCGCGTTCCTGCTGCTGCGTAGCAGACAGATTTTGTGGCAGGGTACTGAGCTGCTGAGCAGCCTCCGGCAGCTTGCCTTCGCGAGTTAATGCGCGAATAGCAAGTAATTGCCAGTCAGCCTTGTTATTATCGCTACTTTGCTGCAACTGCTGCAGGTAGTAATCGGCGTTGGCGCTGGCTTCGTCCTGAATATTTGAGGGCGGAGTCTGCGGAGCCTGACTTGGACAGCCAGCTAACAGCAGAGCTACCAGTATAGCAGGTACTAAACGCCCTACTTTGGGACGAACGAACGTTGAGGAAAGCATACTGTATCCAGTGATGTTTTTTTCAAGATGCTCAATATTAAATCGGCAATCCGGATGAAACAATGAATCAACACCAACAATCAGTTATTTCTGCATCAACGCTGTACGTGGTGCCCACCCCCATTGGCAACCTGGGGGATATGACTCATCGGGCATTAGAGGTACTGAAAAGCGTCGATCTGATTGCGGCGGAAGATACGCGCCATACCGGGTTGCTGCTGCAACACTTTGCTATTAGCGCGCGGTTGTTTGCGCTGCACGACCATAATGAACAGCAGAAGGCGGACCAACTGCTGGCCAAACTGCTGGAAGGCCAGAGCATAGCACTGGTTTCCGATGCTGGCACGCCACTGATCAACGATCCGGGCTACCATCTGGTGCGCCGCTGCCGTGAAGCAGGAGTCCGCGTGGTTCCCCTGCCGGGGGCTTGCGCAGCCACCACGGCGCTTTGTGCTGCTGGTGTGGCTTCCGATCGTTTCTGCTATGAAGGATTCCTGCCAGCAAAAACCAAAGGCCGTAAGGATACCCTGCTGGCGCTGGCAGAGGAACCGCGTACGCTGATTTTCTATGAATCGACTCACCGTTTGCTGGAAAGTTTGCAAGACATGGTGACCGTGTGGGGGTCACAACGTTATGTGGTGCTGGCGCGTGAACTGACCAAAACCTGGGAATCTATCCACGGCGCGCCAGTGGGCGAATTGCTGGCCTGGGTGCAGGAAGATGAAATGCGCCGCCGTGGGGAAATGGTGCTGATTGTCGAAGGTCATAAGGCACAAGAAGACGATTTGCCGCCCGAAGCGCTGCGCACGCTGGCATTGCTGCAAAAAGAGCTGCCGTTGAAAAAGGCGGCGGCGTTAACTGCAGAGATCCACGGCGTGAAGAAAAATGCGCTGTATAAACATGCGCTGGAGCAACAGGAAGAGTAAAGCGGTTGACCTGTCGCGGTCACAACGCTACTATCCGCGCCGGAGTTGACCAGACAGTCGCCGCTTCATTGCCGTCCTCTTCGGGGAGACAGATGGAGGGGAGGAAAGTCCGGGCTCCATAGGGCAGGGTGCCAGGTAACGCCTGGGAGGCGCAAGCCTACGACTAGTGCAACAGAGAGCAAACCGCCGATGGCCCGCGTAAGCGGGATCAGGTAAGGGTGAAAGGGTGCGGTAAGAGCGCACCGCGCGGCTGGCAACAGTCCGTGGCACGGTAAACTCCACCCGGAGCAAGGCCAAATAGGGGTTCACATGGTACGGCCCGTACTGAACCCGGGTAGGCTGCTTGAGCCAGTGAGCGATTGCTGGCCTAGAGGAATGACTGTCCACGACAGAACCCGGCTTACCGGTCAACTCCCTCTATACTGATAACCCCGCGCGGCGAAAGTCACGCGGGGTTTTTCTTTTCCTATACCGGTAAATCAATCAGCAGCGCACGTAGCGGTGTCTCTGCCTGGAGGGTAAGGCGATTTTCCTCGCGGATAAACGCCCCGTCGCCACAGGTCAGGTGCTGGCTATCGTGATGCTCGCCGGTGACCTCAATGGTACCGTGGATCGATTGCAGATAAGCGCGCGGCCCATTCAGCACCAGAGACTGCCGTTCACCGGGCTGTAAATTCAGATGGTGGATCCAAACTTGTTGCCGCAGTTGCAGGCTACCTTGTGCACCATCAGGTGAGGCCAGCAGCGTATGCGGCTGCGTTGACAGCGTCATGCGCTGCACCCGTTCGTTACTGCGCTCCGGACAGGCATCGAGCCACAGTTGCATCCGCGTCAGCGGCGTATCACTGCTGATATTCTGTTCGCTATAGCTTAGCCCGGGGTGCGTCGCCAAGAGCAGTGCTTCTCCTGCCCCAGCACGGAGGGTGTTACCATCGCTGTCGCGGTATTCGGCTTCGCCCTGCAAAATCAGATTCAGGATATCTACATTCGGGTAGGTACGCGGTTGGAACGACGCGCCGGGTGCTAATACTTCCTGATTGAGAACGCGTAGCGAGGCATAGCCCATCAGCTTGGGATCGAAATAGTGGCCAAAGGAAAACGTATAACGAGCCTGCAGCCAACCAAAGTCGGCCTGCCCGCATTGTTGTGCTGTTCTGCAAGTAATCATGGCATTCGGCTCTCTAAATTCATTGTCCTGATGGTAAGCATCTGGACGCCGGATTGTTAGCCAGTTAATCTGGTCGGCATATTCAAATTTCCTGAAAGAGAGATTCGATGGCCAGAGATCGGGCGTTAACGCTTGAAGCGCTTAGGGTTATGGACGCGATCGACCGCCGTGGCAGCTTTGCTGCGGCCGCCGATGAGCTGGGACGGGTGCCTTCGGCACTCAGTTATACCATGCAGAAGTTGGAAGAAGAGCTGGATGTGGTGCTGTTTGACCGCTCAGGACATCGTACCAAATTCACTAATGTAGGCCGGATGCTGCTGGAACGCGGGCGTGTTTTGCTTGAGGCGGCTGATAAGCTGACGACCGATGCAGAAGCGTTGGCGCGGGGGTGGGAAACTCACCTTACCATCGTGAGTGAAGCGTTGTCACCGGCGTATAAACTGTTCCCGCTGATCGATAAATTGGCACTGAAAGCCAATACCCAGGTTTCAATATTCACTGAAGTGCTGGCCGGCGCCTGGGAGCGGCTGGAGCAAGGGCGGGCCGATATCGTTATTGCACCGGATATGCATTTTCGTGCCTCCTCCGAGATCAACACCCGTAAGCTGTATAAGGTGATGAGCGTGTATGTCGCCGCGCCGGAGCATCCGATCCATCAAGAGCCAGAACCGCTGTCGGAGTTGACCCGGGTGAAATACCGTGGGATTGCGGTAGCGGATACCGCCCGCGAAAGGCCGGTGTTGACGGTGCAATTGCTCGATAAGCAGCAACGCCTGACGGTAAGCACCATTGAAGATAAACGTCGTGCGTTGCTCGCCGGGCTGGGTGTTGCCACCATGCCGTATCAGATGGTGGAAAAAGACATTGAGCAAGGGCGTTTGCGCGTGGTGGGCCCGGAATATAGCCGTGAAGCGGACATCATCATGGCCTGGCGTCGTGATAGCATGGGCGAGGCCAAATCCTGGTTCCTGCGCGAGATCCCGCGCCTGTTTGCTCGTGAGGAGAATCAGTAACTTCTTCGTATTTTTGCATTGGGTGAGGGGGACGTTGCGACTACGGAATAACCGAGAGCACACGGTTTTCTCACCCAGCCTATCAACCAAAACGCACATCGCGCCCGTGGGGTTCATCCAGATCCTGCGCGGGGCCGATCGAGATGATGCCGTGCGGGTTGATGGTGCCGTGGCTGCGGTAATAGTGGTTACGAATGTGTGCCATATTTACCGTCTCGGCAATGCCCGGCATCTGGTAGATATCGCGCAGGAAACCGTACAGGTTTAGATAGTCGCTGATGCGGTGTTTGTCACACTTGAAATGGGTGACATAGACCGGATCAAAGCGGATTAGCGTCGTCCACAGGCGTAAATCGGCTTCCGTCAGCCGGTCGCCCGTCAGGTAGCGGTGCTGACCAAGGATCTGCTCAAGCCGTGCCAACGAGGCAAACACGCCGTTCACGGCCTCATCATAGGCCTCCTGGCTGGTAGCGAAACCGGCCTTGTAGACTCCATTGTTTACCGTGTCATAAATCCATCCGTTAAGCGTATCGATCTTTTCACGCAGTTCTATAGGGTAGTAATCCCCAGCCCGTGCCCCCAAGGCGTCGAAGGCGGAGTTAAACATGCGGATAATATCGGCAGACTCGTTGCTGACGATGGTCTGTTGCTGTTTATCCCACAATACAGGCACCGTAACCCGGCCAGTATAGTGGGGATCGGCGTGGAGATAACGTTGATAGAGAAAATCGGAGTGATAGAGTTGATCGCCCGTTGTACCCGGGAAATCCTGGTCGAAGGTCCAGCCGTTTTCCAACATTAACGGGTGCACCACCGAAACCGGGATAATCTGCTCCAGCCCCTTCAGCTTGCGCATCAGCAGGGTGCGATGTGCCCAAGGGCAGGCGAGGGAGACATACAGATGATAGCGGTCTTTCTCGGCTTTAAAGCCCCCTTTGCCGTGTTCCCCTGCTTCACCGTCCACCGTGACCCAATTACGGAACTGAGAGGTGGAGCGTTTGAAACGGCCTCCGGTGGATTTGGTGTCATACCAGGTGTCTTGCCAAACGCCGTCGACGAGTTGCCCCATGGGAATCTCCTTCTGGTCTGAATGAAAAAGCCGACAGGCCCGACAATAAGCCGAGCCAGTGCAGGGTGTTATAAACTTACCACTTTTTGTTCAGCAGACGGTCGATGCTGAAGCCGCCTGGTCCGGCAATGGCCAGTACGATAAAGCCACCGGCAATGGTCAGGTTCTTCATGAACATCAGCTGATTTACGCCTTCAGCAAAGTTAGTGTGGAACAACAATGCGGTCAGGATGGTGAAACCGGCAGTGAACAGTGCCACGGTACGGGTCAGGAAGCCGAACAGAATCGCCAGGCCACCGCCGAACTCCAGCAGGATGGTCAGTGGCAGCAAGAAGCCAGGTACGCCCATTGACTGCATGTATTGTTGGGTTCCGGCATAAGCATCACCCATTTTGCCGTAACCTGCGACGATAAACAGGATTGGCATCAGAATACGAGCAACCAGCAAACCAGCATCTTCTAATTTTTTCATCATTCACTCCAAAAAGTATTTTTGCCTGCCAATCTTGGCATCTGTTCTGTCATGGTGGCTGTTGCCGCCATGTCTTGTTGATGGAGTGAATGTTAGACGGGAATGATTTAGGTTGTTAGCAAGTAAAACTGTCGTATTTTTTCAAAAAATCTGAATCTTTAGCGTGCTAATAAAGTGCCAAGAATCAGGTTATTGCTGGAAAAACAAGCATGGTGGAACAGAAACCGTGCAAATATAGGGGAATAACAACGGGATAATTGAACGAGCTGCGCGAGAATTATTTCGGAGAAAAGGTTTTCCGAAACAAGCGGATAGTTCCCCACAGGCTAAGCGCCCGTCGTGACCAGCGGATCAGCTTGCTGGGATGGCGGATACCGTAAAGGGCAACCAGACTGGAACCGACAGCCAGATATTTACGCAGGCCAAACACGGTTTGCCAACCACGATCCAGAGGTTCGGTCTTTTCCAGCCACAAAGCTTTGCTGGCGGCCAGATCCAGACGCTGCTGCTGGATCTGCCGGATCAGTTGTTCTTTTTTCCATTCACGGTACTGGCGGTGATTCATTGCTTCCCTCCAGTTCAGAACGGTCGAGTTCCAATTGTTTGCGCGTGGCACCCAGCAGCGTTGAACGGCGTGCTTTCGCGAGTGTCCAGATAGCGCCACTGAGCGCCAGGAACAGCAGAACGGCAGTAGTGGTGCCCAAGGCTATCAGGCGGTAGGTGGGATCAATCGCCCAGAATATCAGTATCAACAGGCTCATCAGGCCAAACGCCGTGAACAGCAAGGTAAGCCCCGCCATCATCAGCAACTGGACGATGTTGGCTTTTTCCTCTTCAAGCTCAATAACGGCCAGGCGAACCCGTGTTTCCACCATACTGACCAGTATGGTGATGATGCGTTGGGCGATATCCAGGGCCCCTTTTGCAGGGCCCTGGGCGCGTGCTTGCGGAAGCTCAGCCATGATTAGCGGCGCGCAAGCAGAACACCCAACACGACGCCAACCGCCGCACCGATGCCGATGCCCGTCCACGGGTTGTCACGGACGTACTCATCGGCCTGACCAGCAATCTGCTTGGTTTGATGAGCCAGTTTATCGCCTGCATCACTCAGACGGGCACGGGTATCTTTCAGGGCACCTTCTGCTTTGGTACGCAGTTTGTCCAGTTCAGCTTTAGATTTATCGGTGGAAGAGTTCAGCACTTCTTCCAAGGTATCGGCCAGGGACTTCAGTTCAGCGCGTAAATTTTCTGCATTTGAATCTTGTGCCATTTCGATAACTCCTTAACATTTACTTCGACAGACTTTCAACATAGCGGATTTATTCGAGAGAGCAAAGGGCTTATGCCCGGTATTTATCACTAACCAAGGTCATTATCGGCAGTAAAAATCCCGCCTGGCGGGGCTCTCATCGATAAATCCGCTGTTGTAAAAAAATTATTCCGCTTGAGCGGCTTTCAGCTCAGCCTGAGCTTCAGCCAGCTTTTTCTGCTTCTTGGCGATTTTATCCGCTTTACCCGTCTGCTGGGCTTCCTTCAGCTCTTGTTCCCGCTCAGCCACTTTGCTTTGTTTTTCTGCGATCTTCTTCTGGCGATCGGCAGCTAAACCCGCTTCTGTGCAGTGGGCTTGCACTTCACTCAGCGCTTTTTCCAAGCCAGCCACGCGATGGGTATTGCCATGCTGAGTGGCGTAATCGATCTGGGTCTGGATATCTTGTGCTTTCGTCGCACAGGTTTCTACGGCCGCCTGTGAGAAGGCAGAGAGCGCGAAGAGAGGGAGTGCCAATAACAGAGAATGGCGTAATTTCATGGTTTCAATTCCTTATTGCGGGGAGATAACGATTATGCTCCCGGTTTCCTACTGCCCGAAGGGCAGTGCGACAGGTAGCTTACGCGGCTGACCCGTGCTGGTATTCAGCTTAGTCATAAATGGAGAGGAATCCCAAGGATTCAACAATGAACAGTGGCTAATTGATGAATAATTGGCCAGTTGAGGCGGGGGAGCGCCTTTCTGTTAAGAAAAGGCTACCCCAAATTCAGTGGGGCGCGTGCAAATTGCCGTACCCAATGGCTGGGGGCAGGAGACTCACTCAGCGCGATGATATAGCCCTGAGGCAAGAGATTTTGCAGGGCTTCACGTGCCAACAGCTGTTGTTCTGGAGAATCCAGGCGGATCACCAGGCCGTCGGCTTCCGGAGTAATACTCTTGATGTGAATACCGCGTTCATCCAGGCGCTGGTAGACATAAAAACCATCCGGCAACGAAAGCCCTTGCTGGGCTACGTGAATACGCAGCTCGCTCTCCGTACGAGCGACATAGGGCACCAGCACGGCGGCCATTGCCAACAGTGCCAGTGTGAATATCATCGCGAAGTGCCAGCGTGGGCGTTGGGATGTCACGCCCCTTTCCCCTGACCGCCGGAACGCTTTTTGCGCCACAGCACCACCAGAGAACCGACCAGTCCAACAACCAGCAAAACCAGCGGCAGCATCATCAAGCCGAACATCAACTGGTCTTCATATTTGCGAAACATCGGGGTTTTCCCCAAGGCAAAACCGACCGAGACCAGAATCAATACCCACAACAGCCCACTCATCCAGTTGAAGAATTGGAAACGGGCATTATTCAGACCAGACAAACCGGCAATGGTGGGCAACAGCGTACGGACGAAAGCCAGAAAGCGCCCGACCAACAGGGCTGAAAGACCATGGCGATGGAACAGATTATGGGCGCGCTGATGATAATGTGCAGGTAGGTGGGACAGCCAGCTTTGCACCGTTCGCGTATTGCCTAACCATCGGCCTTGTATATAGCTGACCCAGCAGCCCAGACTGGCTGCCGTCGTCAGGATCAGTATGGTGACAGGGAAATTCATGGTGCCTTTGGCGACCAGCACACCGACCAGGATCAACAGGCTGTCACCCGGCAGAAAGGCGGCAGGCAGCAGGCCGTTTTCCAGAAATAAAATCATAAACAGCAAGACATACAGCGTCCAGACCAGCGAAGGGTTAGCCAGCGTTTCGAAGTCTTGCTGCCATAAGGCATCCAACAGTTGCTTAATGATATCCATCCGGTGTTCCTAAAAACGTCATTGTTTGTTTTCATTCAGCGCCAAAGCGGCGGTAAGCAGAAAGCTCGGAGAGCCCAGGCAGCTGAAGATGATAAAAACGGTGTAGATTGATTCGTTAATTCTAATGGGGCGACACCGGTCATGAGTGATACGTCAGCGAGCCTCGGTAAAGTATGTTGCTGTCTTTCCACCCTCCCACTCGGCTTTGTTGCGGTGAGGATTGCAGCACCCAGTTGACCTGTTGAAGCCGATTGGGGGCCAGGGCTGCTGATAACCATTGAGGCCGCAGGCGGTAACCCAGATCCGTCGCTAAAGTATAGGTCGGAACCAACTGGGAAGGTGCGAGCAACGAGCTGGGGCAGGTGTGTATCCGCGGCAAGAGGTGTGGCCGTTTGCCAGCGGGTTTGCGTTGGAGCTCATTGGCGGGGCGGTAAACACGATCGTAAGAGGAGATTTCGGGCTCATCGGGAGATAAATGAGCGCTTAACGCGTTGGGGATCGCAGCCGTTTGTACTGCATAGCGCTGTTGGCCGGAGACCGAAGCGGTCCAGCAAAAAAGAGCAATAAGCATGGCAAACAACCAGCGCATGTATTCGCGTTCCGCCCCCGAAGCCAGTAGGTAAAAAAGTGGTCTAACTTTACCAAAATAGCATGATGGGCAACAGGGAAATCTGCGCCACCCGCGGTGAAATCTTACGCAATAGGTGGCTGCATTGGGAACGATTCAGCTGTTTTTACAATACCTGACATTTGACGACGTTTTTTGACGGCAAAACGCTATTTAATGCTGCTAGCCACGTTGTCCAGATGGATCACCGGGTTCTCTGCAAACAGATAGCGATCGGCGTTGTATTCGAAGTCGTCGGTGGTGGCGTTGAACAGCATCTGCTTGGTGTTTTCCAGATGCTGCCACATAGCCAGTTTGGCCCCGTGAGGATCCTTGCGCATCAGCGCCTTGAGGATCTCATCATGATCGTCACACCAGCTGGCGATGGAACGCTCGTCAATGTGTTCGTGCAGTTTGATCCAGTAAGGATTATTGACGCGCTGAACCCACATTTTCTCCACGATCGTCGCCATGGCGGTGTTCTGGGTTGCCAGCGCCACCTGAACATGGAATTTGAGATCCCATTGTGAATCACGGAAACGGTCTTCTTTGCGAGCCTGCTCCTGGATCTCCATCAGGTGGACAATATCCTGCTTGGTCACCTGCGTCGCGGCGAATTCCGCGATATTGCTTTCGATCAGCTGACGCGCCTGCAGCAGTTCAAAAGGCCCGGCAGTGGCGAATTCAATGCTGTCGCCCGGTATCACCAGATTTTTCTGCTGGTTGGAGATGACATGGATCCCAGAGCCTTTGCGCACCTCTACGTAGCCTTCAACCTCCAGCATGATAATCGCCTCACGCACCACGGTGCGGCTGACGTTCATCTCTTCTGCGATATAACGCTCGGCTGGCAGCTTATCCCCAACGGGATAAACTCCCCCCTCAATGCGCCGTTTCAGTTCGGCAGCCAATTGCTGATAAAGGCGTCTGGTTTCGGTGAATTCCATCGTGAATACTCTGTGGTCGGTGGACGTAATGCCATCCGACCTGTTATACCACTTATCGGCCGCAGCTGCCAGTCAGTCAGGCAGAGAAAGCCCGGCACAAAGGCCGGGCGACAGGGGATCAACTGCTGGCTTGCGCCGTGCGTAATCGTTCCTGTTCCAGCTCTGCCACCGGGCGGTTTTGCAATACGGTCCAGATCACGATTGCGGCCAGGATATCGAACACCGACAAGGCGGCAAACAGCGGGCTGAACCCCATGGTGTCGGCCAATGCGCCAACTACCAGGGCGAACATGGTACTTGCCGTCCAGGCAGCCATACCGGTCAAACCATTGGCGGTTGCCACTTCGTTACGACCAAATACGTCTGAAGACAGCGTAATCAAGGCGCCGGACAGCGCCTGATGGGCGAACCCACCGACACACAGCAGAGCAATGGCAACATAAGGGCTGGTGAACAGGCCGATCATGCCTGGACCAATCATCAATACTGCGCCCAGGGTCACCACCAGCTTACGCGAAACAATCAGGCTGACGTTAAAGTGTTTCTGGAAGAAGGGGGGCAGATAGCCACCCAGGATGCAGCCAAGATCGGCAAACAACATGGGCATCCAGGCGAACATGGCAATTTCTTTCAGGTTAAAACCATACGCCTTGAACATGAACAGTGGGATCCAGGCGTTGAACGTGCCCCAGGCAGGCTCCGCCAGGAAACGTGGTAGCGCGATACCCCAGAACTGGCGGTTACGCAGAATTTGCCAGGCAGACATCTTTTTGCCATTGCTCGTCTGGTGCTGCGCCTCTTGGCCATCAAGAATGTAACTGCGCTCCTCTGTACTGAGTTTCTTCTGGTCTTTCGGGTGTTTATAAAAGATCAGCCAGCAGATGGCCCAGATCAGGCTCAGAACGCCGGTGATGATAAACGCCATTTCCCAGCTGTGCGCCACGATAGCCCACACGACCAGAGGCGGAGCGAGCATGGCACCAATAGAGGAGCCGACGTTAAAGTAACCCACGGCAATCGAACGCTCTTTCGCCGGGAACCATTCGCTGCTGGCCTTCAAGCCCGCAGGGATCATCGCGGCTTCGGCCATACCGACTGCCCCACGTGCCATGGCCAGACCGGCCCAGCTATTAGCCAGTGCGGTTCCCATACAGAATACAGCCCACAGGATGGCGAACATGGCATAGCCGATTTTGGTGCCGAGCACGTCGAGGACATAGCCTGCGACAGGTTGCATCAGGGTATAACAGGCTGAATAGGCGGCAACAATATAAGAATATTGCTGTGTGGTAATGCCCAGCGAGCCTTCCAGCGTAGGTGCTGCGACAGACATCGCATTGCGGGTGAGATAACCCAGTATGGTGCCCACGGTCACCAGGCCGATCATATACCAGCGTAACCCTTTAATTTTACGCATCTCAACGCTCTCCCAGTCTTGAATTTCTGCCACTGATGGGCCCGTGGCGGTCATGGTGGTGATTCCCTTTCATCATGCAGCCGGTATTCCGCTTACCGGCGCCGCCCCGTCCGTTGCCATAGTGCGCTGCTGAAACCAGTTAGGGTGGCGAGACAATAACTTGTCATACAGATTTAAAAGTTGAGTGACATCACAAAAGACATTATTTTTTTAGGTGATAATGCCACGCATTATAGGTCACGACTTTGATGATGCTTCGGCCATAAATTGTGCTTTAACGCCGGGTAAAGGCATAAGCAAAGGTAAAATAGGGCTGGACACTGCATTAAATTGGTGTGATAACTTTTTCGAGTTAACAGCACGGCTAGCCAGGAAATAAGGTGAGGAACCCGATATGGCCACGTTTTTGAGCGATGATTTTTTGTTGGACAGTGAATTCGCCCGCCGCCTTTATCACGATTACGCGGCGGATCAGCCTATTTTCGACTATCACTGCCATCTGCCGCCGCAGCAGATTGCCGAAAATACCCGCTTCCAGAATATGTACGATATTTGGCTGAAGGGTGATCACTATAAATGGCGTGCTATGCGCACTAATGGTGTTGCGGAGCGTTTGTGCACCGGTGATGCCTCTGACCGCGAAAAATTCGATGCCTGGGCGGCGACGGTGCCGCATACCATCGGCAACCCGCTTTATCATTGGACACACCTGGAACTGCGCCGCCCGTTTGGGATTACCGGTAAACTCCTTTCCCCCGCGACGGCAGATGAAATCTGGCAGCGTGGCAATCAGTTACTGGCGCAAGAGTCTTTTAGCGCGCGCGGCATCATGCAGCAGATGAAGGTGAAAATGGTCGGTACCACCGACGATCCGATCGACGATCTGCGCCATCATAAAGCGATTGCAGCTGACGGCAGTTTCGACATTAAAGTGTTGCCCAGCTGGCGGCCAGATAAAGCCTTTAACATTGAAGCTCCAGGGTTCAATGATTATATGCAGAAGCTTGAAGCCGCTGCGGATACGTCAATTCGCCGCTTCAGCGATCTGCGAGACGCGCTGAAAAAACGCATGGATCACTTTGCTGCGCACGGTTGCAAGGTGTCCGATCACGCTTTGGATGTGGTGGTCTACGGTGAAGCAGACGAAGCCACACTGGACTCTATCCTGGCGCAACGGCTCAGCGGTAAACTGCCGACGCCACAGCAAGTGGCGCAGTTCAAGACGGCCGTTCTGCTGTTCCTGGGGGCTGAATATCAGCGTCGTGAATGGGTGCAGCAGTATCACATTGGCGCACTGCGTAATAACAACAGCTTGATGTTTAACCGCATCGGCCCGGATATCGGCTTCGATTCCATTAACGATAGGCCGTTGGCCGAACCGCTGTCACGCTTGCTGGACGCCCAGGCCAAACAGGGGGCGTTGCCCAAAACCATCCTTTACTGCCTTAACCCACGCGATAACGAAGTGATCGGCACCATGGTCGGTAACTTCCAGGGGGAAGGAACGCCGGGCAAGATGCAGTTTGGTTCTGGCTGGTGGTTTAACGATCAGAAAGATGGCATGCAACGCCAGATGACCCAATTGGCCCAGCTCGGGCTGCTTAGCCGTTTTGTCGGTATGCTGACCGATAGCCGTAGTTTCCTATCTTATACTCGGCATGAATACTTCCGCCGCATCCTTTGCCAGATGATTGGCCGTTGGGTGGAACAGGGGGAGGCACCGGCAGACATCGCCTTGCTGGGTGAGATGGTAAAAAACATCTGTTTCGACAACGCTAAACACTATTTCGCAATCGAATTAGCGTAGTCACGGCTCAAGGTGGGTTTATGCAAAGCATCATAAAGATCCATGCAAAAGATAATGTGGCGGTCGCGCTGTGTGATTTGGCCGCCGGTGAGATGCCTCAATGGGATGGCCAGACGATCACGCTGGCGCAGGACGTGGCGCGAGGGCACAAGTTTGCGCTTGAGCCGATCGGTGTCGGTGATTCGATCGTCAAGTATGGTTTACCGATCGGCCATGCGTTGGTGGCTATTGCACCGGGTGAGCATATTCATTCACAAAACGCTAAAACCAACCTGAGCGATCTCGATAGCTATCAATATCAACCGGATTTCCAAACCCTACCGCCGCAAGCAGCCGATCGAGATGTGCAGATCTATCGGCGCAATAATGGTGAGGTCGGGATCCGTAACGAACTGTGGATCATCCCGACCGTCGGCTGTGTCAATGGCATTGCGCGCCAGATCCTGCAGCGCTTCGTGAAGGAAACCGAAGAGGCACCTGGAATTGATGGCGTGCATTTGTTCAGCCATCCCTTTGGCTGTTCTCAGCTCGGACAGGATCATGAGAATACGCGTACCATGTTGCAGAATATGGTGCGTCACCCGAATGCCGGGGCGGTGTTGGTCATTGGATTAGGGTGTGAAAACAATCAG
Coding sequences within it:
- the rsmI gene encoding 16S rRNA (cytidine(1402)-2'-O)-methyltransferase — encoded protein: MNQHQQSVISASTLYVVPTPIGNLGDMTHRALEVLKSVDLIAAEDTRHTGLLLQHFAISARLFALHDHNEQQKADQLLAKLLEGQSIALVSDAGTPLINDPGYHLVRRCREAGVRVVPLPGACAATTALCAAGVASDRFCYEGFLPAKTKGRKDTLLALAEEPRTLIFYESTHRLLESLQDMVTVWGSQRYVVLARELTKTWESIHGAPVGELLAWVQEDEMRRRGEMVLIVEGHKAQEDDLPPEALRTLALLQKELPLKKAAALTAEIHGVKKNALYKHALEQQEE
- a CDS encoding pirin family protein is translated as MITCRTAQQCGQADFGWLQARYTFSFGHYFDPKLMGYASLRVLNQEVLAPGASFQPRTYPNVDILNLILQGEAEYRDSDGNTLRAGAGEALLLATHPGLSYSEQNISSDTPLTRMQLWLDACPERSNERVQRMTLSTQPHTLLASPDGAQGSLQLRQQVWIHHLNLQPGERQSLVLNGPRAYLQSIHGTIEVTGEHHDSQHLTCGDGAFIREENRLTLQAETPLRALLIDLPV
- a CDS encoding LysR family transcriptional regulator yields the protein MARDRALTLEALRVMDAIDRRGSFAAAADELGRVPSALSYTMQKLEEELDVVLFDRSGHRTKFTNVGRMLLERGRVLLEAADKLTTDAEALARGWETHLTIVSEALSPAYKLFPLIDKLALKANTQVSIFTEVLAGAWERLEQGRADIVIAPDMHFRASSEINTRKLYKVMSVYVAAPEHPIHQEPEPLSELTRVKYRGIAVADTARERPVLTVQLLDKQQRLTVSTIEDKRRALLAGLGVATMPYQMVEKDIEQGRLRVVGPEYSREADIIMAWRRDSMGEAKSWFLREIPRLFAREENQ
- a CDS encoding glutathione S-transferase family protein, which encodes MGQLVDGVWQDTWYDTKSTGGRFKRSTSQFRNWVTVDGEAGEHGKGGFKAEKDRYHLYVSLACPWAHRTLLMRKLKGLEQIIPVSVVHPLMLENGWTFDQDFPGTTGDQLYHSDFLYQRYLHADPHYTGRVTVPVLWDKQQQTIVSNESADIIRMFNSAFDALGARAGDYYPIELREKIDTLNGWIYDTVNNGVYKAGFATSQEAYDEAVNGVFASLARLEQILGQHRYLTGDRLTEADLRLWTTLIRFDPVYVTHFKCDKHRISDYLNLYGFLRDIYQMPGIAETVNMAHIRNHYYRSHGTINPHGIISIGPAQDLDEPHGRDVRFG
- a CDS encoding DoxX family protein, with product MKKLEDAGLLVARILMPILFIVAGYGKMGDAYAGTQQYMQSMGVPGFLLPLTILLEFGGGLAILFGFLTRTVALFTAGFTILTALLFHTNFAEGVNQLMFMKNLTIAGGFIVLAIAGPGGFSIDRLLNKKW
- a CDS encoding YqjK-like family protein — its product is MNHRQYREWKKEQLIRQIQQQRLDLAASKALWLEKTEPLDRGWQTVFGLRKYLAVGSSLVALYGIRHPSKLIRWSRRALSLWGTIRLFRKTFSPK
- a CDS encoding phage holin family protein; translated protein: MAELPQARAQGPAKGALDIAQRIITILVSMVETRVRLAVIELEEEKANIVQLLMMAGLTLLFTAFGLMSLLILIFWAIDPTYRLIALGTTTAVLLFLALSGAIWTLAKARRSTLLGATRKQLELDRSELEGSNESPPVP
- a CDS encoding YqjD family protein codes for the protein MAQDSNAENLRAELKSLADTLEEVLNSSTDKSKAELDKLRTKAEGALKDTRARLSDAGDKLAHQTKQIAGQADEYVRDNPWTGIGIGAAVGVVLGVLLARR
- a CDS encoding DUF1090 domain-containing protein, whose product is MKLRHSLLLALPLFALSAFSQAAVETCATKAQDIQTQIDYATQHGNTHRVAGLEKALSEVQAHCTEAGLAADRQKKIAEKQSKVAEREQELKEAQQTGKADKIAKKQKKLAEAQAELKAAQAE
- the mzrA gene encoding EnvZ/OmpR regulon moderator MzrA; amino-acid sequence: MTSQRPRWHFAMIFTLALLAMAAVLVPYVARTESELRIHVAQQGLSLPDGFYVYQRLDERGIHIKSITPEADGLVIRLDSPEQQLLAREALQNLLPQGYIIALSESPAPSHWVRQFARAPLNLG